Part of the Penicillium digitatum chromosome 4, complete sequence genome is shown below.
AATGAGGTACCATATGGTATTCATTATGTTTGTGCTCGTGGATGGTGTCGCTTCTACGAGGAGGAAGTGAATCAGGATGGTACGCAGCGACAGGTTCCTGCTGGGTTGGTGGGGAAATATGCAAGGTGCTCGTATATCTGAGGCCCGATACTTCTCGTAtaaactggttttttttttcaatccAGTTTGTGTTGAGATTGCGTATAATTAAAGACCTTAATtttcctccccccccccccccctctgtGCGCGTGTAATTCCACGTATTTAATTTTGAGCGTGTTGAGGTTTACGGTGACTTCTCTGGATGAAAATCTGGATGGGGGATTTGCTCGGCTATGGATCGTGGGACCCCCAACGGGATGATTGAGGTATCGAGCCCTTCCgcatctatgttgtacttcgGAGAAGATGGCAGATTAGAATAGTCGAAGGTCATAGGTCAAATCGGAATTTTTAATTTAAAATTAGACCATTGTGTTTTGGCCAGGAGGGTCTAGACCCAGTCGCAATTTTCACTTTTCACAAAATCCGACTTCGAAAACTCTCCTTGTCCACAATTTGAACAATATGAACCAGTGTTCTCATCGAGACATCTGAAGAAGTACGAGTCTGGCAAATTCAACCTTTTGTTTCTCCTTCGTTTTGGATTCCTATCGTGCACTCCGTACCTAGATTACTTTGGCAGGTGGAAAATACAACTGGTCTATTAGACGCCGCTGGTCCCGGAAAAGTTGTGTCCAGGCCAGAAAACCGGCTGGACAGGTCTAGGCGCTGGGTTTGTTGAGgaaatactccgtacggtGTACGAGTACGGAAACGCAGTACAAATCTGTATTGCCTGtgcatactccgtactgccCAGGTGTTTTTTTTAGAGGCTCTGGGTGAGTAAGACACGGATGTCAAGCCTAACTACGGAGTTGAAGGAGCAAAACGTCTCACTGTTGAAAGATCGCTCTTCTTTGAGCGTTTATTATCTGCTCCATGGGGTCTATGGCCAGAAGCGCCTTTAGAAGGGAACCAGGTCGATGACTTTGAGTCAGCTATCATCGTTGAAAGTGGTGTCGGTGGCGAGATGCTTAACAGCGCAGACAGGTGTAATGGTCCTTTGAAATGAGAATTTTATTAAACCGTCTAGCCATAACCAGAGCAATGGGATTTCTGGCCCAGAACAGGTTGCAAGGGACTAGATTTGCAAGGTACAGCCGATATGTTGAAcgttgtacaacatatacgGAGGACACAATAGCCATCCGTGGCGCATTCCGCCGCACCGTGACTAACAACCTTATCTATCCATTTTCAAAGGGTCTACAAGTGTCCCCCAGCCAGTAAATCTTACATGATGGTAACGTGATTAGGATACATAACCTCCGATATATCCAGGGGTGTGTATGAGAACACGTCAGGATGCAAGGCTAATAATACCACATTCTATTATGGAGTCGAGGGACGAACAAAACGCTTCCAGCACGTAAGCCCCCAAAGGCCCAAGGTACCGAGTACAACATGCGTGTCATTGGTAGAGCCATTTAtggagtatgttgtatagaTTTGCACATCCCAGGTAGCTCTTGGGCCACAGTTCCCGATTTTACAGAGCCCAAATCTCCTCATGGATATGCCATGCCCCGTGGCTGAGCGTACAGTACAATATAGAACCTCCGAAGGATTGGGCGGTATCGTGTGCCTCTACGTAGAAAGCGGTATGCGAAAGTACCGAAGTGCCGCCGCCTAATACTTCGGAGGTCCTACTGTACGGAGTCCATGGTAGGGCGTTGTTTCGTTACAGGGGACGCTGTATCGGAGGGGAAAGAACATGATAATTTGGTACGCTCCACCCGGAATCAGCCGCTCATTGCCTGTGGAAATTATTGAGACAGTACATGGAAAAGGGGCATAAATAGGGATAAAGAAGAAAAAACCGGCGAGGTTTAGTACAAGGTGTAACtataaagcatttgaaaaTGCTAGATGGTAGTCAAATCCTTAAGGCTTCGTGTTatacggagcactccgtatCGAATCTGAAGATTCTTAGCGCTTTTACGGAGTATTGAAATTGACTCTAGGACACGACAAAATTTGGTTGGCGTATGTTGATCGGTCATTTATACGGAATGCAACAGAGCAAATCAAAATATAGAAGCAGACGGAACAAAGCTTCCTTGGCCGAAGGCTAATTAATGTACGGAATAACTGCGTAGAGTGTTGAACAACATTTGAGGGGTAAAACACGTCGTCATCCAGGGTCTTTTTCATGTGGCAAGGATGATCTTTCACAAGTCCTTGCCCTGTATGGAGTGatatctaaaaaaaaaaggtactATGCAAAATGTTGGATATTAAATCATCAGACGAGGCTCACACAAAGAAAGTCTCATACCTAATCACCGCGCAGCGCTCGAAGCAGACTAGCGACATGCCCAAAGGCTCCATTCAGCTGCCGGTTCGGACCAAAATAGGAAATTGATCTACAAAGGTCCACTGGCTTACCTAAGTGGGTGCCTGACTATCTAAATGTATCTCGACGTTTCATTGGAGGTTTGGTTGTTTGCATACCTAGTACTGTACCATACAAGGAGCAAACAAAACTGAAACCACTTGTGTAACCTGCACTGAAAGTACCTGGTACTCCATTGCACCAAGGCCCTCCCCCCATGTTCCAAGTATCTCATACCTTCTCCGGGGAACACAGACCCCTTTACAGACCCTTTCCCAAGGGATCCATTTTCCGTCACTACTCTTCCCTCCTGATCTTTCCATCTCCCTTTTGCACACATTCGTTAACACTCCGATTTCTTCGTTCCTTTACTCCATTTATTTGGAGATTATCAACCATACTACTATTCAGTTCACGGTCGCTCACTCTCTCCCGAACTTGTAGGGTGAACCGTTACCCGACCACCTACTCCCGGTACCTATCAACACAACGCGAAATCACCTCCCTTTCACTCGACTTGCCGACCACCAAAATATCTTGACTTCCTCGTTAAACACACCCTGAGTGTCTAGCCAACCAGATACGTGGTGGCCAGTTTGAGAACAAACGTCGTCTCCTAGTGTCCagctggaaaaaaaaagttctTGAGGGTTACGCCGGCCGTCCCCAGTCCTTCGTCAATCACCCCTGTGCTTTTGTCCAGCGGTGTTTACATTGCACGCTGATTTTGATACCCGACTTTCCTACTCTCGAAATACATCATGCTTTTCAACACTCAAGGTGCCCTTGCTTTGTCAAGTGTGTTCCTGGCAGCCACCTCGGCAATTGCAGAAGACTTGGAGTTGTTTCCTCGTGGCTCACCATTAGGGACACTCCGGGGCTGCTACTCCAGCATTCCTGGATATGGAAAGCCAACGAGCTGGACGTACCAGAGTTCCGGATGGTGTCTGGATCACTGTGCCAGGGACTTCGCGACATTTGCCTTGACAAAAGGCACTGACTGTGTGTGCGGTAATACGCTACCACCAGACAGTGCCAAGGCTTCAAGCGACAAATGCAGCACATCGTGCAGTGGCTGGCCCGATGATATGTGTATGTCTTTCATCCCTTAGCCATCGGTTTCGGACAAGTGACTTGCTAACGATATATTCGAATAGGCGGTAGTTCCAACTACTTCTCGGTCTATACCACAAATTTGATAGCCAACGTGCCCACGTACTCCGACCCTAATTCGAACTCCAACTCCAACTCCAACTCCAACTCCAACACGAATTCCAACTCTAATTCCAACTCTAACCCTAACTCCGACTCCAACTCCAAACCTACCACAACCCCAACTCAAAGCACTAGTGACAGCCAAACTACGATGCAAGCTGGCGAGTCTGCCACGAGTACTGCTACCAGTATCGGTGAAACAATAACAGAGACCGCGATTTATCAGCCCGCCCCGAGCAGTGAGTCTGAAGAAGATTTCGAAAAAAAGTCCTCGAGGAGCAAGAAAACTGCCGCGATTGCGGCTGGAGTCGTAATCGGAGTGGTTGGATTCGCTGCTCTCTGCGCTGCTATCTTCTTCTGGTGGCGAATCAAGAACAATAGGACCGGTGCTGCAGCTAGGGCCACTGGCTATGGCTGTGATGGCCCACCCTCGATGTCCGATTCTCGGTTCGATAGCGACTACATGACTCAAAATCGTCAAAGCAATGGCAGCATCGATTATGACCATGACTTCTCTCGCCGGATCTTGCAGGTAAACACGCGCAACACTTGATAACGTTGTTTCCAAGCTAACTTTTGATGGAGGTGACGAACCCCGATCGCTAAACTCATACACCTTTTTCGAACCATTCATGCTCCCtccctttcttctctccgcTCGGTATTAGCGAAATTCATGTCATTCCTGCCCTCGATCGAATTACTTTATGAGAGCCTTCCTGTCTTGTTGCCATTATTTTTTTCTGTCGGGTTATTCAGCGGAGTTGTGATATCCGAACGGCGTGGCGGCTTGACCCGAGTCGGTATCCCCAGCCGGTGGTCTGCTGCCTTTTCGGCCCTCTGTCTCTGACAGCGTTGGTTTGCTTCTCGATCAACACCTCTAGAGTCTACATTGGGAAATCAACCGTACCGCCAGCCTTCTCTGCCAAAGCCCCAACCAATGAATCTTGTTCAATCAAAGTAAAGTCTCGGCTGACATAGGGACGTTGTGATCGGAAAGGCATCTCTTTCTATCTTGGCCCTATCAATGCTCGacattttcctttttttttatgaaCAGATCATTCCTTTTATGTGATTCCCTtttttaccttttttttccctttcgtGGTCTCTTTCCCTGTTTCCAGTCAGGCCTTTGCCCATCGGTCCCATCGTGAGCTTCTCGCGTTCTGCAACTCGCTCTGATTTGGTCTAGTTCCGCGACGGGTGACTTTGACAGGCGAGATCAATCACCTGTACTTGATGTGAGAATTGATATGCATATCAGCCTGTGTTTAATTACTTGTAAACTATTTTGATGGCGGTTTGGCTGGTCAGTGCCGGGTCTGCGTTGTACGCCCAGAGTCGGTAGTTAGTATGTATCTGTTCGAAGTAGCTGACATTTCTGGGTGGGCTTGACTCTGTCTTAAAGAAGCATGCACGGTTTTTGCTATTTACTGCCTCGGTAGATATTTGAAAATTCACCTATTAAAGAACCGTCAAAGCCACATCGGTGTGTTCTTACACATAGCCAGTTACAGTCAACTGTGTGTTGAACCTTCGGCCATCTCCCGAAGTCTTCTGCAGTCAAGGAACTACGTACGTCGTTTCCACACTCGAGTTTGTATATGAGCAAAGAAGCAATGCAGGGTGCCTGAGAAGCTATTACAACGTATAAGAAAAGGAAGTAAACCCTTCCAACTGATTCAGTCTGAGAGCTCAGTATTCAGACACGAGTCTCCAAAATCCATGCCATACCACACATAAGGTAGAGAACCGTTGCGTGGGAAAGACTACTGTGGGAAGCAGAAATGGACGCCATGAGTTCTTGAAGATCACCCGAGACGAGAACGTCAGAAGAGAATGACACGACAACACCATCTCGTACATCCAAGCCAGGGACGGTCAAGGGGAATGTCGCCAACATAGCGGCGTACCAGGTGGCGATGTAGGTTTCGCTGTGATCACGCTCGTCTCGGATCAACTcctcgatgacttgcttgtaCGAAGAGACTGAGAGGTAGCCAAGACAGACCAATATCAGAATCGGCGtttgtctctgccggaaCAGGGCCTGCTGCAGCACTTTCCACAGATatgatggaagaagagaagaaagggtTCTAATAGACATGTCCTAATACGTTGCTCAAGTTGAATCTATCAACCACCATGAAGACCCTTTGCATGCTTCCTGGGGACAAAGAGAAGTCTGTCAAACTGGAAGCAAGCAAGCAGGGCCTGTGCGGATGCCTGAGTGCATCAAGTTCAAAGGGTGGGAAGAAGGCACAACAGGATAGTGGTGTAATGAAGCTCCCGGTCTCGACGAGATAAAACGAAGGCATATTAAACAACCAACACCACTCAGACACAGTATGCAAAACCAAGATCGATATTGATCTCGTTCTGTCTCCGGAAAAATGGAATCGAACGCTCGTTCCAACGGCATGACGCGACCCTTCCAAGCAAAATGAGGTTATTACTAGCACTCGAGAGATGAACGGGGTATCAGAGCTTCAAAGGGCATTCCCGACTTTGAAAGTCTATGACTCTTGGGCTAGAAACCTTTGAGCATGCATCCAACATCCAGTCCGGTCTCCGTCGTTCGACCCAACCACCAAATCCAGACCAGAGGACACTCTCCAACTACCTTGTGCTGATGCCTAGTATCCCAGCCCCTCTTTTTCCACGATATCaggaaagagaaagacaCAGCCTTCAAAGAAAGCCCCATGGATCACGACTGCCAGCTGGCTAGCCGCAATCCCAGCGAACTAACCATGTCACAACCGCCAACCCCTCCCCGATAGGACTTGCACGTCGAGATCGACGGCCCAAGTCGATCAACGACAGACCCAACAGCGGCTAGACGGACTTAAACCGGACTTGACCCGGACTTGACAGCTACATGGCCCCGAACAACGCTAATTTAGCGATGATCTAGACCTgcaagagagagaaaagagaaggaAGGATGCCATGCTAGTTTGGCTAGCTTACCACTAATGAGTCAGATGTGTTGATTTAAAAATCCTGATCGAGTTTCCTGTTTTGCGACGATATGGGACATGGGCTCGTTAGAACAGGTCGGTGTTTCCGGAGAAAAATGCCGATATGTCCGGAAAATTAAGTGAACAGGCGCCGATCAATGTACAATTTAAAAGATCGTTGGATTTTCATTGTGCCTCGCATCTCACAGAGGGTTACTGCGTCAAAGGGGACGAAAATACACTACGGAGTAACCATTCCTCATTTccagccccccccccttccccccctCTCTTTCCCCAATCGGATAATTGTTATTGTTGGGTACAGGATCATTCCGGCTGCAGAAAAACAAGCCAATAGACATCGCATGCAGCCCAACAGCGTCAACAAGCATAACTAGGCAGATGCATGTTGACGCCTTGAACATCGGTTGCGCACGATGTCATGCGTATGATGATCATCTCTCATTGAGCCGTTAGCTATGCACCTAACCTCGCATCTAGGCAGGGTAGTTCGACGCCGCAGGGATTGAGGCTGTTGGGTGTTGGTTGCAGAAGATCAATTCGTCCGTGAAGCCGAATGGAGGATCCTGCCGTTGACTactgcaagatgacgatgtaaTGTTCCTTAATTCGCTTTCTAGGGTAGCATCCGAGGGAATCATGCTCGGACCTAGTCTAATTTGCCGGAAGGACTCAAAGGGTATAGCTGGAGTCATCTTAGCGGGCTGCGAGAGAACAGCCTACCTACAACATAAGCAGGTTATGTGAGGGATTTTTAACCTGGGGAGCATTCTGCGACATCAACATCCGTGCAGGGATCTCTGTAAAGGCCCACCGTTTGGGCCATGTGGTCTCAAAAGGCACGGAATCGGAGTGAAAGAATTGGATCAGTCGTATGTCGGAAGATGTGACTCTCCGTATCCATGCGAAGTCCTCCGTAGCCGACAGAACATCCGAAAGGAGTCGGAAGAAGCTACGAACCATGATCCATGTGTGATAGATTCTGTAgatctactccgtagcttgcctcccccccccaataCGATGAGATTGCAATGGAGTAAATACATGCCTCCGACGGTGCGTTTACAAGATGGATTCGTTTACATTCTCTGTGAAGACTTCTGATTCCGGTCTACCCCGGGGAGTGGGATTTTCTATCTCGCAATGACATGGCCGAGAAAGAAAAGTATGGGCCTGAGAGGTAGGGTT
Proteins encoded:
- a CDS encoding Carbohydrate-binding WSC, subgroup; its protein translation is MLFNTQGALALSSVFLAATSAIAEDLELFPRGSPLGTLRGCYSSIPGYGKPTSWTYQSSGWCLDHCARDFATFALTKGTDCVCGNTLPPDSAKASSDKCSTSCSGWPDDMCGSSNYFSVYTTNLIANVPTYSDPNSNSNSNSNSNSNTNSNSNSNSNPNSDSNSKPTTTPTQSTSDSQTTMQAGESATSTATSIGETITETAIYQPAPSSESEEDFEKKSSRSKKTAAIAAGVVIGVVGFAALCAAIFFWWRIKNNRTGAAARATGYGCDGPPSMSDSRFDSDYMTQNRQSNGSIDYDHDFSRRILQVTNPDR